One genomic region from Candidatus Methanoperedens sp. encodes:
- a CDS encoding transposase — protein sequence MNYLVTHLLKDTLKTLNRQIDLKIRTNSRYHQEDIFNLILTASINTTSVESTVIELENIKNKKSIPSADTVLYHIERQNLKEIEYQLEKAINSSHQMAEKRRLFGKYAAIAIDIHEIPYYGEVNNPFIMGCKHKNGTSYCYKYATIDIVEKNHRFTLKAIPLTPLSNDNATIVSDLLRHAMKYVHVKYVLLDRGFFSVDVIKALENLKLKYIMPAIKNDKIKQVLKNNPIKRAFF from the coding sequence TTGAATTATTTAGTCACCCATTTACTTAAAGATACGCTTAAAACTCTGAATAGACAAATAGACCTTAAAATTAGAACCAACTCAAGATATCACCAGGAAGATATTTTCAATCTAATCCTGACAGCATCGATAAATACTACTTCTGTTGAGAGTACTGTTATTGAGTTGGAAAATATTAAGAATAAAAAGAGTATTCCCTCAGCAGATACTGTTCTGTACCACATTGAGAGACAAAACCTAAAAGAGATCGAATATCAATTGGAGAAAGCCATTAATTCATCTCACCAGATGGCAGAAAAAAGAAGACTTTTTGGAAAATACGCTGCAATAGCCATAGATATTCATGAGATTCCTTATTATGGGGAAGTGAATAATCCTTTCATAATGGGCTGTAAACATAAAAATGGGACTTCTTATTGCTATAAATATGCAACCATTGACATAGTAGAGAAAAACCACAGGTTCACATTGAAAGCAATACCTCTAACACCGCTTTCAAATGATAATGCAACCATAGTGAGTGATTTACTACGACATGCCATGAAATATGTACATGTAAAGTATGTACTGCTTGATCGTGGTTTCTTCTCAGTAGATGTTATAAAAGCTCTTGAGAACTTGAAACTCAAGTACATTATGCCTGCCATTAAAAACGATAAGATAAAGCAGGTTTTAAAGAATAACCCGATAAAACGAGCTTTTTTCTAA
- a CDS encoding alpha/beta fold hydrolase, which produces MKENAEAVKENMETFRDYIEFLKVYEETQVEKPEPMWATKNHVIMDLHTLKLRDFSRREEGIYTLIIPPYAGHTSTIVDFNAKQSLIEVLLENRIEKVSSIDWKSATQEMKYCNIDTYLSELDICVDELGGRVNLAGMCQGGWLGAMYAARFPDKVNTLVLGGTPIDTDVGDGTIMKYAHKLPLEFFEGLVSIGGGILKGDFMLGGFKSLHSDEQYFGKYVALYKRINNPEYVKRFELFERWYEYTIDLPGKWYLQVVKELFKENRFFKGEFVGLGKKLDLGNIKCPVYLLAGEKDDITPKEQVFNAEERLGTDKSEIVKDIANGGHIGLFMGSIPLRDNWPKIIEWIKVHSAG; this is translated from the coding sequence ATGAAGGAAAATGCGGAAGCAGTAAAGGAAAATATGGAAACTTTCAGGGATTACATTGAGTTTTTAAAAGTGTATGAGGAAACGCAGGTTGAAAAGCCTGAGCCGATGTGGGCAACAAAAAACCATGTCATAATGGACTTGCATACGTTGAAACTGAGGGATTTTTCCCGGAGAGAGGAAGGAATCTATACGTTAATCATACCTCCCTATGCAGGTCATACCTCAACAATAGTCGATTTTAACGCTAAACAGAGCCTTATTGAGGTGCTCCTGGAGAATAGGATCGAAAAGGTAAGTTCGATAGACTGGAAGAGCGCAACCCAGGAGATGAAATACTGCAACATAGATACCTATCTGAGCGAACTGGATATATGCGTAGACGAATTGGGCGGACGGGTCAATCTCGCCGGGATGTGTCAAGGCGGCTGGCTGGGAGCCATGTATGCTGCAAGGTTTCCGGATAAGGTAAATACCCTCGTTCTCGGAGGAACTCCTATAGACACTGATGTCGGGGATGGTACTATTATGAAATATGCGCACAAGTTACCTCTGGAATTCTTTGAGGGACTTGTATCGATTGGAGGAGGTATTCTGAAAGGCGATTTCATGCTTGGTGGCTTTAAAAGCCTTCACTCTGATGAGCAATACTTCGGCAAGTATGTGGCGCTCTACAAGCGCATCAATAACCCGGAATATGTTAAGAGGTTTGAACTCTTTGAAAGGTGGTATGAATATACAATTGACCTTCCAGGAAAATGGTACCTTCAGGTTGTAAAAGAACTCTTCAAGGAAAACAGGTTTTTTAAAGGAGAATTTGTCGGGCTCGGAAAGAAACTGGATCTGGGCAATATAAAGTGCCCCGTATACCTGTTAGCCGGGGAGAAGGATGATATAACCCCTAAAGAACAGGTATTCAATGCTGAGGAGCGGCTTGGAACCGATAAGAGCGAGATTGTAAAGGATATAGCCAATGGTGGTCACATCGGACTGTTTATGGGCTCAATACCTCTCAGGGATAACTGGCCGAAGATTATTGAATGGATAAAGGTGCATTCAGCCGGGTAA
- a CDS encoding site-specific integrase, with translation MTGHDVNDIHGFKIGFQQAMKRLETAPISDHNKDLTKRFVALCMKENITQCTYTNYLNILVRIAKRLNKDLDALTESDLDLLLLSLESEGYKPGYIYNFKKTLKKLYDWLTDGEMPKFIRDMKLSAIENQVEPKDLLTDSEAEKLLNSCKNARDRALIAILLDSGLRVGAVGSLLIGNIELGTNSGIVRPNRNSKSNKTFSKPVPITWSCGYIGQWLSVHPTREDTNSPLWINLDWPFGQAMSYKNIRAMIKTTGERAGIKKKINPHIFKHRAVSKWILERFSDQEIKHRATWSLDSRMMKVYGHFTSEDINSNILEHYGIKQSQITEIKLTNCPRCNTTLPPGSRFCPQCSLVLDTKAAKEIQNYEKQIPQLIELLLKNDEAKKLLAGITK, from the coding sequence ATGACAGGTCACGATGTTAATGATATTCATGGATTCAAGATAGGATTCCAGCAAGCTATGAAGCGATTAGAGACAGCGCCTATAAGCGATCACAATAAAGATCTGACTAAAAGGTTTGTAGCCCTCTGCATGAAAGAAAATATCACGCAATGCACTTATACAAATTATTTGAATATTCTGGTTCGGATCGCTAAAAGACTTAATAAAGACCTTGATGCTTTAACTGAAAGTGACTTAGATTTGTTGCTCCTTTCCTTGGAAAGTGAAGGGTACAAGCCAGGGTATATCTATAATTTTAAAAAAACACTCAAAAAATTGTACGATTGGTTGACGGATGGGGAGATGCCAAAGTTTATTCGAGATATGAAACTCAGTGCAATTGAGAACCAGGTCGAACCAAAGGATTTGCTGACTGATTCAGAAGCTGAGAAACTTCTGAATTCATGTAAAAATGCTCGAGATCGTGCACTTATTGCAATTCTTCTCGATAGCGGTCTCAGGGTGGGTGCTGTGGGATCTCTCCTGATCGGGAATATCGAGCTCGGTACAAACTCTGGGATTGTTCGGCCAAACAGAAATAGTAAAAGCAACAAAACCTTCTCCAAACCGGTTCCTATCACCTGGTCATGTGGCTATATTGGACAGTGGTTATCAGTCCATCCCACTCGTGAAGATACAAATAGTCCGTTGTGGATCAATCTGGATTGGCCTTTCGGTCAGGCGATGAGCTATAAAAATATACGAGCAATGATAAAGACAACTGGGGAGCGTGCAGGTATCAAGAAAAAAATTAATCCTCATATATTTAAACATCGTGCAGTTTCTAAATGGATACTTGAAAGATTTTCAGATCAGGAAATAAAACATCGTGCAACATGGTCACTCGACAGCAGAATGATGAAAGTATATGGCCATTTCACATCAGAGGACATTAATTCAAATATCCTGGAACATTACGGAATTAAGCAGTCTCAGATCACAGAAATAAAACTGACGAACTGTCCAAGGTGTAATACAACTCTCCCTCCAGGTTCAAGATTCTGTCCACAATGTTCTCTAGTGTTGGATACTAAAGCAGCGAAAGAAATTCAGAATTACGAAAAACAAATACCTCAACTCATAGAACTGCTGCTTAAGAACGACGAAGCAAAGAAATTGTTAGCAGGGATTACGAAATAA
- a CDS encoding Rieske (2Fe-2S) protein — translation MNDKITFTTTRRRLTVILMGLVSLFFASGAIATILKYLWPQTAKATLSEVKIATVDEVPTGTAKKFMFNGKAAVLLKMPAGFRAFGAVCTHLGCIAYWKPDENDIFCPCHLGRFDPNTGAVISGPPPSPLPAIDIIVKEGEVYALKWKDPEYVRSISFYAGAA, via the coding sequence ATGAACGATAAAATCACTTTTACTACTACTCGAAGAAGACTCACTGTGATTCTAATGGGTCTGGTCTCATTATTTTTTGCTTCAGGAGCTATAGCTACAATATTAAAATATTTATGGCCGCAAACTGCAAAAGCTACTCTCAGTGAAGTAAAAATCGCCACTGTTGATGAAGTTCCAACCGGAACTGCAAAAAAATTCATGTTTAACGGCAAAGCGGCAGTTCTTTTAAAAATGCCTGCTGGTTTCAGGGCATTCGGAGCCGTATGTACACATCTTGGGTGCATCGCTTATTGGAAACCCGATGAGAATGATATCTTTTGTCCTTGCCATTTAGGCAGGTTTGATCCCAATACTGGGGCGGTAATCTCAGGACCACCTCCATCCCCTTTGCCTGCTATTGATATTATTGTAAAAGAGGGGGAAGTGTATGCTCTCAAGTGGAAAGACCCGGAATATGTGAGGTCCATCTCATTCTATGCTGGAGCAGCATGA
- a CDS encoding ABC transporter ATP-binding protein, with protein sequence MIVAKNLVKKYDTICALKDASFTIEKGKWVNIMGPSGSGKTTLLNLIGCLDSPTSGSLLVNGIETTKLSQKERTRFRRENIGLVFQQFHMIPHLTALENVMIAQYFHSIEDEKEAIEALVRVGIEQRLHHLPSQLSGGEQQRVCIARALINQPQIILADEPTGNLDKQNEEAILDIFRELHSEGRTIVIVTHNPEIGEIGDKIIQISHGEVKY encoded by the coding sequence ATGATTGTTGCAAAAAATCTTGTTAAAAAATACGATACTATATGTGCACTGAAAGATGCCAGTTTCACTATTGAAAAAGGAAAATGGGTTAATATAATGGGTCCTTCGGGGAGCGGAAAAACCACGCTTTTGAACCTGATTGGATGCCTTGATTCCCCAACAAGCGGCTCTTTGCTGGTGAATGGAATTGAGACAACGAAGCTCAGCCAGAAGGAGCGAACACGTTTCCGGCGCGAGAATATTGGCCTCGTTTTCCAGCAGTTCCACATGATTCCTCATCTTACTGCGCTTGAGAACGTAATGATAGCACAGTACTTCCACAGTATTGAGGACGAGAAAGAAGCAATAGAAGCGCTTGTGCGTGTTGGCATTGAGCAGAGGTTGCATCACCTGCCCTCACAGCTTTCTGGCGGAGAACAGCAGCGCGTGTGTATAGCGAGAGCATTGATAAACCAGCCTCAGATAATATTAGCAGATGAACCCACAGGAAATCTTGATAAACAGAATGAGGAAGCTATTCTTGATATATTCAGGGAACTCCACAGCGAAGGAAGAACTATAGTAATAGTAACCCATAACCCGGAGATAGGCGAAATAGGAGACAAAATAATACAAATATCACACGGTGAAGTAAAGTATTAA
- a CDS encoding IS1595 family transposase, translating into MIKGELSISDFMPSEEKCFEHLQRTRWYNGVVCPKCGSKEMKKNGTENGSQRYYCYGHDGTFSDTTGTIFYRSKIPLNYWYYFIFYYLQNHSANQLSQVLGISYPTALGMVRKIQKCLKGTCDGIKLSEIIEFDELYLSVDEKGNSELRLTRPPRKRGLKLRGRGTMDKDKPPVIGGCDRKGNIRLAVLDHVDSDSVFTFLLTVVAILSNMLKIFTDDFTAYMFLRKTWVKYESVNHSAGEYARGEVHNNTMEGYWSVYRPWMNTYRGVSKKYLPEYTSFFEFVENNKRDGWLNLLDKINFLVWISLQYRIKQGHIQPHTDLYNFNTMNHDNHTATFSFTCSTSASNPSV; encoded by the coding sequence ATGATTAAAGGGGAGTTATCAATTTCAGATTTTATGCCTTCTGAAGAGAAATGTTTTGAACATCTTCAGCGAACTCGATGGTATAATGGTGTGGTTTGCCCGAAATGTGGTTCCAAAGAAATGAAGAAGAATGGGACTGAAAACGGTAGTCAGAGGTACTACTGTTATGGGCATGATGGTACTTTCAGCGATACTACGGGTACAATATTCTATAGATCGAAGATACCTCTCAATTATTGGTACTACTTCATTTTCTACTATCTGCAAAACCATTCTGCCAATCAGCTTAGCCAGGTGTTAGGAATAAGTTATCCAACAGCTCTGGGCATGGTGAGAAAAATACAAAAATGCTTAAAAGGGACTTGTGATGGCATCAAACTCAGTGAGATTATAGAATTCGATGAACTCTACCTTAGCGTGGATGAAAAAGGGAACAGTGAATTAAGGTTAACTCGCCCACCAAGGAAAAGAGGATTAAAATTACGTGGAAGAGGAACGATGGACAAGGATAAACCGCCCGTTATAGGTGGTTGTGATAGAAAGGGTAATATTCGACTTGCAGTTCTGGATCATGTCGATTCTGATTCTGTTTTTACATTTTTACTTACAGTAGTTGCTATCCTCTCAAATATGCTGAAAATTTTTACTGATGATTTCACAGCATATATGTTTCTGAGAAAAACCTGGGTAAAGTACGAATCAGTAAACCATAGTGCTGGAGAATATGCACGTGGAGAGGTGCATAATAATACGATGGAAGGCTACTGGTCTGTCTATCGCCCCTGGATGAATACCTATAGAGGAGTTTCGAAAAAATACCTTCCTGAGTATACCTCTTTTTTTGAGTTTGTAGAAAATAATAAGCGGGATGGCTGGCTCAATTTACTGGATAAAATAAATTTTTTAGTCTGGATCAGTTTGCAATATAGAATCAAGCAAGGACATATACAACCTCATACAGATTTATATAATTTTAACACTATGAATCACGATAATCATACAGCAACGTTTTCATTTACATGCAGTACTTCCGCAAGTAACCCTTCAGTTTAA
- a CDS encoding winged helix-turn-helix domain-containing protein has translation MPEKKKYQEKNLFKITSSTPTPTNLISNPCKFRGKTIEILSILSNSGGMTTREISDRTGISIKALTVILPRGEKNGILERKERWGWQATPYGFLILSINNNNYNTNTTHVQHKYNTNTTRTLDSPKESHQLNLSIFTSRSDIADPERVVVEVLVQHYERTGEKYRYFRDLYHFCDETGVSAIDAPTAIARLKEEGCIYTRKDEFGWKIGLKVGFVERLKFC, from the coding sequence GTGCCTGAAAAAAAGAAATATCAAGAAAAGAACCTTTTCAAAATTACCAGCAGCACTCCTACTCCTACTAATCTTATTTCAAATCCCTGCAAGTTCAGAGGAAAAACCATAGAGATCCTCAGTATTCTTTCCAATAGCGGTGGAATGACTACAAGGGAAATTTCTGATAGGACAGGAATATCAATCAAGGCTTTAACTGTTATTCTTCCAAGAGGAGAAAAAAATGGTATTCTTGAAAGAAAAGAACGATGGGGCTGGCAGGCCACGCCTTATGGTTTTTTAATATTAAGCATTAATAATAATAATTACAACACGAATACAACACATGTACAACACAAATACAACACGAATACAACACGAACTTTAGACAGTCCCAAAGAATCGCATCAGCTGAACCTATCAATTTTTACATCCCGGTCAGACATCGCCGATCCTGAACGAGTAGTAGTAGAGGTACTGGTGCAACACTATGAGAGGACAGGAGAGAAGTATCGCTATTTTCGTGATTTATATCATTTCTGTGATGAAACTGGGGTAAGTGCAATAGATGCCCCGACAGCCATAGCCCGGTTAAAAGAAGAAGGGTGCATTTACACAAGAAAAGATGAATTCGGGTGGAAGATCGGTCTTAAAGTTGGTTTTGTTGAGAGATTAAAATTCTGTTAG
- a CDS encoding rubredoxin — MAKYQCSICNYIYNTDKGEPPEIKPGTAFEDIPADWICPSCRVCGKDMFKKI, encoded by the coding sequence ATGGCAAAATATCAATGCAGTATCTGCAACTATATCTACAATACAGATAAAGGGGAGCCTCCAGAGATCAAGCCCGGAACTGCTTTTGAAGATATACCGGCTGATTGGATATGTCCTTCGTGCAGGGTTTGTGGAAAAGATATGTTTAAAAAAATATAG
- a CDS encoding CoA-binding protein, which translates to MSRRMLSEAEGYDLLTRYGIPVPEYKIVNNADEAIRIAEKIGYPVVAKIVSPQVVHKSDIGGVITGIKNKEEVENAFETIIQSVRKKAPDTDISGIIIEKEMPSGLELIIGGKTDPSFGKVITFGLGGKLVEVLKDVSLRVLPIEMDEIEKMIQEIKGYVLIKGYRGEPPRDEKVLAETIDKVSKLFYESNKLIEFDINPLMLYEKGACAVDARIYESNEVILPWEKVEKEISSGIFYPRSIAVIGASSDPNKVGYAVFRNLLDFPGELYAVNPKRKEILGREAYPSLASIPGGVDLAVITIPASIVPEVMDEAGKKGVKLAVVISAGFKETGEEGRILENKVLQIAQRYGIRMIGPNCLGIILPHKKINATFDPVSPKPGHIAFISQSGATITTVVDWSLQEDFGFSVIISVGNQVDMGFDDFLKFVSDDVNTKSIILYIEEIKNGRAFMKVIGEVAEKKPVIALKSGASKIGQQAASSHTGALAGSYEVYMAAFKQAKVITANSLEEAFRVGELLASEGHLKGNRAIIITNAGGFSVLASDYAERYGIEVIDLPKKLVEELSSFLTPEWSHGNPMDLVGDARADRYARVFDLMIRNQDMWDVAFVVAVPSAVLDPRHLAKEVVRFSNHTQKMIVGCLLGGSSMKSGVLVLREASIPNFPELEEAFKTVGMHWSCKKVYD; encoded by the coding sequence ATGTCAAGAAGGATGTTAAGCGAGGCTGAAGGATACGACCTGCTAACGAGATATGGAATTCCTGTTCCTGAGTATAAAATTGTAAATAATGCTGATGAGGCTATAAGGATTGCAGAGAAGATCGGCTATCCTGTTGTGGCAAAAATAGTCTCTCCGCAGGTAGTTCATAAAAGCGATATAGGCGGGGTTATAACCGGAATAAAAAATAAGGAGGAAGTGGAAAACGCATTTGAAACCATAATACAGAGTGTGAGAAAAAAAGCTCCCGACACTGATATAAGCGGTATAATTATTGAAAAGGAGATGCCTTCTGGACTGGAACTGATAATAGGAGGAAAAACAGACCCTTCTTTCGGAAAGGTCATTACTTTTGGGCTTGGCGGAAAACTGGTCGAAGTTTTGAAGGATGTTTCATTGAGGGTGCTTCCGATTGAGATGGATGAGATAGAAAAAATGATACAGGAGATAAAGGGATACGTTTTAATAAAGGGTTATAGAGGTGAACCGCCTCGAGACGAAAAGGTGCTGGCTGAAACTATTGATAAAGTTTCTAAACTGTTTTACGAAAGCAATAAATTGATTGAATTTGACATCAATCCACTGATGCTGTATGAAAAAGGGGCATGCGCTGTTGATGCAAGAATTTATGAAAGCAATGAAGTGATTCTGCCCTGGGAAAAGGTAGAAAAGGAAATCTCTTCCGGGATTTTTTACCCCAGATCTATTGCCGTTATTGGTGCCTCATCCGACCCTAATAAAGTCGGCTATGCAGTTTTTAGAAATCTACTGGATTTTCCCGGTGAATTATATGCTGTAAACCCAAAAAGAAAAGAGATACTCGGGCGCGAAGCTTATCCATCCCTGGCATCCATTCCTGGCGGAGTTGACCTTGCGGTTATAACTATTCCGGCATCAATCGTTCCTGAAGTTATGGATGAAGCCGGTAAAAAGGGCGTCAAATTGGCTGTTGTTATATCCGCGGGTTTTAAAGAAACAGGGGAAGAGGGAAGAATTCTTGAAAATAAGGTTTTACAGATTGCACAAAGATACGGTATCCGGATGATAGGTCCGAACTGTCTCGGAATCATTCTGCCGCATAAAAAGATTAACGCCACATTTGATCCGGTATCTCCAAAACCCGGCCACATAGCGTTCATTTCGCAGAGCGGGGCTACTATCACCACAGTAGTGGACTGGAGCCTGCAGGAAGATTTTGGTTTTTCTGTAATCATAAGTGTGGGCAATCAGGTAGATATGGGTTTTGATGATTTCCTGAAATTTGTGTCAGATGATGTGAATACTAAAAGTATAATTCTTTATATCGAGGAAATAAAAAACGGCAGGGCGTTTATGAAGGTTATCGGTGAGGTTGCTGAGAAAAAACCTGTTATAGCATTAAAATCCGGGGCATCAAAGATAGGTCAACAGGCAGCATCATCCCATACTGGTGCACTTGCCGGGAGCTATGAGGTGTATATGGCTGCATTCAAGCAGGCAAAAGTCATTACTGCAAATTCCCTGGAAGAGGCTTTCCGGGTAGGTGAACTGTTGGCTTCGGAAGGTCATCTTAAGGGAAATAGAGCAATTATTATAACTAATGCTGGAGGCTTTTCAGTTCTCGCTTCAGATTACGCCGAGAGGTACGGCATTGAAGTTATAGACCTTCCTAAAAAACTGGTTGAAGAGCTCAGCTCCTTTCTGACACCGGAATGGAGTCATGGGAATCCAATGGATCTTGTTGGAGATGCCCGGGCAGACAGATATGCACGTGTTTTTGACTTGATGATTCGCAACCAGGATATGTGGGATGTCGCATTCGTCGTTGCAGTGCCTTCGGCTGTTTTAGATCCAAGGCATCTCGCTAAAGAGGTTGTAAGATTTTCAAACCATACACAAAAAATGATAGTCGGGTGCTTACTTGGAGGTAGTAGTATGAAGAGTGGTGTACTTGTCCTGAGAGAGGCTTCTATACCAAATTTCCCCGAGCTAGAAGAAGCTTTTAAGACTGTAGGGATGCACTGGAGCTGTAAAAAAGTTTACGATTAG
- a CDS encoding bifunctional DNA primase/polymerase: protein MGIEQLNEAIKLTRKGWVIHPLTGPGDTGNSPGKRPLLNSWQKRKKATTTELKEWFEKTNNNLGLVLGKESSILVIDFDKLDWVDVLFPPEQKILERTLRAGRVTGRGHAYFRFMDKVGAQKLREFGIEILTSGNQVVVPPSIHREGQQYKWILPEGADLETFEFPELPEAVIERFAMLKSLEAKMRGCRTCFKWVINQSRDTMHGKEGRRLMLATATELKAQQVTLEEFRLYAKKVYREDYDSKRTADEWRNVDERKTWRCDTIKENFSEVLEMCKTCHKNIPNEDNIDIEKMKNAIDILTSGDSLGCILNIRNKFHSLDRPSGYILLCCPVCKSIVVSDHLVININEEELNSNIKKEE from the coding sequence TTGGGAATAGAACAGCTGAACGAGGCCATTAAACTCACCAGAAAAGGCTGGGTGATCCATCCCCTAACAGGTCCGGGGGATACAGGAAATAGTCCCGGGAAGAGACCTCTACTAAATAGCTGGCAGAAACGCAAGAAGGCTACAACAACCGAGTTAAAAGAATGGTTTGAGAAAACTAATAATAATTTAGGTCTTGTCCTGGGAAAAGAGAGCAGCATATTGGTAATTGATTTTGATAAGCTTGACTGGGTAGATGTCCTTTTCCCTCCAGAGCAGAAGATTCTTGAAAGGACACTAAGGGCAGGAAGAGTTACAGGTAGAGGTCACGCTTATTTCAGGTTTATGGACAAAGTGGGCGCTCAGAAGCTCCGGGAGTTCGGGATTGAAATACTTACTTCCGGCAATCAGGTGGTTGTACCTCCATCAATACACAGGGAAGGTCAGCAATATAAATGGATTTTACCGGAAGGGGCAGACCTTGAAACCTTCGAGTTTCCGGAATTACCGGAAGCGGTCATTGAGAGATTCGCCATGTTGAAGTCGCTTGAAGCCAAAATGAGGGGCTGTCGTACATGCTTCAAGTGGGTCATAAATCAATCAAGGGATACGATGCACGGCAAAGAGGGGCGAAGGCTGATGCTTGCAACTGCAACTGAGCTGAAAGCCCAGCAAGTGACTCTTGAAGAGTTCAGGTTGTACGCAAAGAAAGTTTATAGGGAAGACTACGATTCAAAGCGAACTGCTGATGAGTGGAGGAATGTTGATGAAAGGAAAACGTGGAGATGCGATACGATCAAGGAAAACTTCTCTGAAGTATTGGAGATGTGCAAGACCTGTCATAAAAATATCCCGAATGAGGACAATATAGATATCGAGAAGATGAAAAATGCGATAGATATATTGACCTCGGGTGATTCACTCGGCTGTATACTCAATATCCGGAACAAATTCCATTCATTAGATAGGCCATCTGGTTATATTTTGTTATGCTGTCCAGTATGCAAAAGTATAGTTGTAAGCGATCATCTGGTTATAAATATTAACGAAGAGGAACTCAATTCAAATATTAAAAAAGAGGAGTGA